From Paracoccus suum, the proteins below share one genomic window:
- a CDS encoding RbsD/FucU family protein: MLKGIDPRLNAEVLYVLRAMGHGDLLVLADANFPSDQVAQSTVHGSLLRMDCTLPEAADAVLSVLPLDTFVDDFAGRMQVVDQPDEIPRVQEQVQAVIDRHEGRHRPMIGIERFAFYDVARGAYAVIQTGERRFYGCITLRKGVIGPDA, encoded by the coding sequence ATGCTGAAGGGAATCGATCCGCGCCTGAATGCCGAGGTGCTGTACGTGCTGCGCGCCATGGGCCATGGCGACCTTCTGGTGCTGGCCGACGCGAATTTCCCCTCCGATCAGGTGGCGCAATCGACGGTCCACGGCAGCCTGCTGCGCATGGACTGCACCCTGCCCGAGGCGGCCGATGCGGTGCTGTCGGTCCTGCCCCTGGACACGTTTGTCGATGATTTCGCAGGCCGTATGCAGGTCGTTGACCAGCCGGACGAGATCCCCCGGGTGCAGGAACAGGTGCAGGCCGTCATCGACCGCCACGAAGGCCGCCACCGCCCCATGATCGGCATCGAGCGCTTCGCCTTCTACGACGTCGCGCGCGGCGCCTATGCCGTGATTCAGACCGGCGAACGCCGTTTTTACGGTTGCATCACCCTGCGCAAGGGCGTGATCGGCCCCGACGCCTAG
- the ettA gene encoding energy-dependent translational throttle protein EttA — MASYQYVYHMDGVSKAYAGGKKVFENIHLNFLPGVKIGVVGVNGAGKSSLLRIMAGTDKDFSGEAWAAKGATVGYLPQEPQLDPALNVRGNVMEGVKAKQAKLDRYNELAMNYSDETADEMAALQDEIDAQNLWDLDSQVDVAMEALRCPPDDADVESLSGGERRRVALCKLLLEAPDMLLLDEPTNHLDAETIAWLQKHLIEYPGTILTVTHDRYFLDDITSWILELDRGRGIPYEGNYSAWLEQKAKRAAQEAREDKAKQKQLERELNWIRAGAKARQAKQKARINAYNEMAGKSEREKISNAQIVIPNGERLGGKVIEIAGLKKAMGDKLLIEDLSLTVPPGAIIGVIGPNGAGKSTLFRMITGGEAPDEGTITLGETVQLSYVDQSRDALNPEATVWEEISGGAELIQLGDATIASRAYCGAFNFKGTDQQKKVGLLSGGERNRVHMAKLLKEGGNVLLLDEPTNDLDVETLQALEAALEDFAGCAVIISHDRFFLDRLCTHILAFEGDAHVEWFEGNFEAYEADKVRRLGPDSIEPKRVKYKKFTR, encoded by the coding sequence ATGGCCTCGTATCAGTATGTCTACCACATGGATGGCGTCTCGAAGGCCTATGCCGGCGGCAAGAAAGTCTTCGAGAACATCCACCTGAACTTCCTGCCGGGGGTCAAGATCGGCGTCGTCGGCGTGAACGGGGCGGGCAAGTCCTCGCTGCTGCGGATCATGGCCGGCACCGACAAGGATTTTTCCGGGGAGGCCTGGGCCGCCAAGGGCGCGACCGTGGGCTACTTGCCGCAGGAGCCGCAGTTGGACCCGGCACTGAACGTCCGGGGCAACGTCATGGAAGGCGTCAAGGCCAAGCAGGCCAAGCTGGACCGTTACAATGAGCTGGCGATGAACTATTCGGACGAGACCGCCGACGAGATGGCGGCCTTGCAGGACGAAATCGACGCCCAGAACCTGTGGGACCTCGATTCCCAGGTTGACGTCGCGATGGAGGCCCTGCGCTGCCCGCCCGACGATGCCGATGTCGAGAGCCTCTCGGGCGGCGAGCGCCGCCGCGTCGCGCTGTGCAAGCTGCTGCTCGAGGCGCCGGACATGCTGCTGCTGGACGAGCCGACCAACCACCTCGACGCCGAGACCATCGCCTGGCTGCAAAAGCACCTGATCGAATATCCCGGCACCATCCTGACGGTGACGCACGACCGCTATTTCCTCGACGACATCACCTCGTGGATCCTCGAGTTGGATCGCGGCCGCGGCATCCCCTACGAGGGCAACTATTCCGCCTGGCTGGAGCAGAAGGCCAAGCGCGCAGCCCAAGAGGCGCGCGAGGACAAGGCCAAGCAAAAGCAGCTTGAGCGCGAGCTTAACTGGATCCGCGCGGGCGCCAAGGCCCGTCAGGCCAAGCAGAAGGCCCGGATCAACGCCTATAACGAAATGGCCGGCAAGTCCGAGCGCGAGAAGATCAGCAACGCGCAGATCGTCATCCCCAACGGCGAGCGCCTGGGCGGCAAGGTGATCGAGATCGCCGGTCTGAAAAAGGCGATGGGCGACAAGCTGCTGATCGAGGACCTGTCGCTGACCGTCCCGCCGGGGGCAATCATCGGCGTCATCGGCCCGAACGGCGCCGGCAAGTCGACCCTGTTCCGGATGATCACCGGCGGCGAGGCCCCCGACGAAGGCACCATTACCCTCGGCGAGACGGTGCAGCTGTCCTATGTCGACCAGTCCCGCGACGCGCTGAACCCCGAGGCCACCGTATGGGAGGAAATCTCTGGCGGCGCCGAGTTGATCCAGCTCGGCGATGCGACCATCGCCAGCCGCGCCTATTGCGGCGCCTTCAACTTCAAGGGCACCGACCAGCAGAAAAAGGTCGGCCTGCTGTCGGGGGGCGAGCGCAACCGCGTCCACATGGCCAAACTGCTGAAAGAGGGCGGCAACGTCCTGCTGCTGGACGAGCCGACCAACGATCTGGACGTCGAGACCCTGCAGGCGCTGGAAGCCGCGCTGGAGGATTTCGCCGGCTGCGCCGTGATCATCAGCCACGACCGCTTCTTCCTCGACCGTCTGTGCACGCATATCCTGGCCTTTGAGGGCGATGCGCATGTCGAGTGGTTCGAGGGCAACTTCGAGGCCTACGAGGCCGACAAGGTGCGCCGCCTGGGTCCGGACTCGATCGAGCCGAAGCGGGTGAAGTACAAGAAATTCACGCGGTGA
- a CDS encoding ABC transporter permease has product MITDPMALLALLIAAATPILFAALGEMVVERAGVLNLGVEGMMITGALAGFAAAHATGSPTVGFVAAALAGAALSLIFAVLTLGLLTNQVATGLALTLFGLGLTAMFGRPYEGVKAPPVRFDWVIWAGLAMVPLLWWWLNRSRSGLVLRAVGENHEAAHGLGYPVRALRLAAIAFGGAMAGVGGAYISIARVLQWTEGMTAGAGWIAVAIVVFAGWSPWGVLAGAWLFGGVTVLHLRAQAAGFAVPTQLLAASPYLATILALVLISARAKFSRSGAGSAPGSLGQTFHATR; this is encoded by the coding sequence ATGATCACCGATCCGATGGCCCTGCTGGCTCTGCTCATCGCGGCCGCGACCCCCATCCTGTTCGCTGCACTGGGCGAGATGGTGGTCGAGCGTGCGGGTGTGCTGAACCTTGGCGTCGAAGGCATGATGATCACCGGCGCGCTGGCCGGGTTTGCCGCCGCCCACGCCACCGGCAGCCCGACGGTCGGCTTTGTCGCAGCAGCCCTGGCGGGCGCGGCCCTGTCCCTGATCTTTGCGGTGCTGACGCTGGGGCTGCTGACCAACCAGGTCGCGACCGGCCTCGCGCTGACGCTGTTCGGCCTTGGCCTGACGGCGATGTTCGGCCGCCCCTACGAGGGGGTCAAGGCGCCCCCGGTGAGGTTTGACTGGGTCATCTGGGCTGGCCTCGCGATGGTGCCGCTGCTGTGGTGGTGGCTTAACCGCAGCCGATCTGGCCTCGTGCTGCGCGCGGTCGGCGAAAACCACGAGGCCGCCCATGGTCTCGGCTATCCGGTGCGCGCGCTGCGGCTGGCTGCCATCGCCTTTGGCGGCGCGATGGCTGGCGTCGGCGGGGCCTATATCTCGATCGCCCGCGTGCTGCAGTGGACCGAGGGCATGACCGCCGGCGCCGGCTGGATCGCGGTCGCCATCGTCGTCTTTGCCGGCTGGTCGCCCTGGGGCGTTCTGGCCGGGGCCTGGCTCTTCGGCGGCGTCACCGTGCTGCACCTGCGCGCCCAGGCCGCCGGGTTCGCCGTACCGACGCAACTGCTGGCCGCCTCGCCTTATCTTGCCACGATCCTCGCCCTCGTGCTGATATCGGCCCGCGCAAAGTTTTCCCGCAGCGGCGCCGGATCGGCCCCCGGATCGCTGGGCCAGACCTTTCACGCCACCCGCTGA
- a CDS encoding BMP family ABC transporter substrate-binding protein, producing MDRRTLLASAAGLATLAALPVRAQAIEPLKVGFIYVGPVGDGGWSYQHDLARQAIEKTYGDKIKTTYIESVPEGADAERALTQLALAGNKLIFATSFGFMDAVINVAKKFPDVKFEHATGYKRADNVSTYDARFYEGRAVIGTIAGLMTKSNKIGYIGSFPIPEVVQGINSAFLAARKVNPSVEMKVVWVSSWFDPAKEADAAAALIAEGVDVFMQHTDSTAPLAKAQEAGVYGFGQASDMANFKPKPRISSIIDNWTPYYTRRVGAVLDGTWKSEGVWLGIGDGEVEIGEITDAVPADVKAKAEAVKDALAKGELHPFTGPLKKQDGSDWLADGQKATDEELSGMNFFVEGITAQLPS from the coding sequence ATGGATCGCAGAACCCTCCTCGCCTCGGCCGCCGGCCTCGCCACCCTTGCCGCCCTGCCCGTCCGGGCACAGGCCATCGAGCCGCTGAAGGTCGGCTTCATCTATGTCGGTCCGGTCGGAGATGGCGGCTGGAGTTACCAGCACGACCTCGCCCGGCAGGCTATCGAAAAGACCTATGGCGACAAGATCAAGACCACCTACATCGAAAGCGTCCCCGAGGGCGCCGATGCCGAGCGCGCGCTGACCCAGCTGGCGCTGGCCGGCAACAAGCTGATCTTCGCGACCAGCTTCGGCTTCATGGACGCGGTCATCAACGTCGCCAAGAAATTCCCCGACGTGAAGTTCGAGCACGCGACCGGCTACAAGCGCGCCGACAACGTCTCGACCTATGACGCCCGCTTCTACGAGGGCCGCGCGGTGATCGGCACCATCGCCGGTCTGATGACCAAGTCGAACAAGATCGGCTATATCGGCAGCTTCCCGATCCCCGAGGTCGTGCAGGGCATCAACAGCGCCTTCCTCGCGGCGCGCAAGGTGAACCCGTCGGTCGAGATGAAGGTCGTCTGGGTCAGCAGCTGGTTCGACCCCGCCAAGGAGGCCGACGCCGCCGCCGCCCTGATCGCCGAGGGCGTGGACGTGTTCATGCAACACACCGATTCCACCGCCCCCCTCGCCAAGGCGCAGGAGGCCGGGGTCTACGGCTTTGGCCAGGCCAGCGACATGGCCAACTTCAAGCCCAAGCCGCGCATCAGCTCGATCATCGATAACTGGACGCCCTATTATACCCGCCGCGTCGGGGCCGTGCTGGATGGCACGTGGAAATCCGAGGGTGTCTGGCTGGGCATCGGCGACGGCGAGGTCGAGATCGGCGAGATCACCGATGCCGTTCCGGCGGACGTGAAAGCCAAGGCCGAGGCGGTCAAGGACGCCCTTGCCAAGGGCGAGCTGCACCCCTTCACCGGCCCGCTGAAAAAGCAGGACGGCAGCGACTGGCTTGCCGATGGCCAGAAGGCGACCGACGAAGAACTGTCGGGCATGAACTTCTTTGTCGAGGGAATCACCGCGCAGCTGCCGAGCTGA